From a region of the bacterium genome:
- a CDS encoding alpha/beta hydrolase: MTRYDNLPYSTYHQDRRVMDVFLPDAPNGAGILFVHGGGWNRGQKDGWHPVMEHFCGLGYACATAEYRLCPQVTLVGIIEDVRLAMCFVRERAEEWGCDPGRIAAYGSSAGGHLVGLLATIGPGDPLGVTDELTIRDTVPQAVAAMNPALSLSRLRPDLVPEEMLTGWPAQVGSPEPEERVRGGEPPFLIVVGDLDETTPLAMQEAAAEALRAHDVPVELVVVPGAVHGAFYGVTSEVQQFALPHIEGFLQRTLAVAAQ, encoded by the coding sequence ATGACCCGCTACGACAACCTGCCCTACTCCACCTACCACCAGGATCGCCGAGTGATGGATGTCTTCCTCCCCGACGCGCCCAACGGCGCCGGCATCCTGTTCGTCCACGGCGGGGGCTGGAACCGCGGGCAGAAGGACGGCTGGCATCCGGTCATGGAGCACTTCTGCGGCCTGGGCTATGCCTGCGCCACGGCCGAGTACCGGCTGTGTCCGCAGGTGACGCTCGTGGGGATCATCGAGGATGTGCGGCTGGCGATGTGCTTCGTGCGAGAGCGGGCCGAGGAGTGGGGCTGTGACCCGGGACGCATCGCCGCGTACGGCTCCTCGGCGGGCGGGCACCTGGTGGGGCTGCTGGCGACCATTGGGCCGGGCGATCCGCTGGGGGTGACTGACGAGTTGACAATCCGCGACACCGTGCCCCAGGCGGTGGCCGCCATGAACCCGGCGCTGTCGCTGTCACGGCTGCGGCCGGACCTGGTGCCCGAGGAGATGCTGACGGGCTGGCCGGCGCAGGTCGGGTCACCCGAGCCGGAGGAGCGTGTGAGGGGAGGCGAGCCGCCCTTTCTCATCGTCGTGGGCGACCTGGACGAGACCACGCCTCTGGCGATGCAGGAGGCAGCGGCGGAGGCTCTGCGAGCGCACGACGTGCCGGTGGAGTTGGTGGTCGTGCCCGGGGCCGTGCACGGCGCGTTCTACGGCGTGACGTCGGAGGTGCAGCAATTCGCCCTGCCGCACATTGAGG